A portion of the Candidatus Pristimantibacillus lignocellulolyticus genome contains these proteins:
- the hisH gene encoding imidazole glycerol phosphate synthase subunit HisH, with the protein MIVIIDYGMGNLHSVSKAVERLGYEAVVTGDAEMIFAADAVILPGVGAYGDAMQHLSESGLDDVTKQFAATGKPLLGICLGMQLLFEQSEEYGIHKGLGLLEGEVIRFKGDFKIPHMGWNKLQFLQESPLFTDLTEGHVYFVHSYHALPKNKENLLATGDYYGPVTAIVGKNNVYGMQFHPEKSGELGMQLLQNFLTLTGSSKRGL; encoded by the coding sequence ATGATCGTAATTATTGATTATGGAATGGGTAATTTACACTCTGTAAGTAAGGCAGTTGAACGATTAGGTTATGAAGCGGTAGTAACTGGAGATGCAGAGATGATATTTGCTGCAGATGCTGTTATATTACCAGGCGTCGGTGCTTATGGCGATGCGATGCAACATTTAAGTGAGTCCGGACTAGATGATGTAACGAAGCAGTTTGCTGCTACAGGCAAACCTTTGCTAGGAATATGTCTAGGTATGCAATTGTTATTTGAACAGAGTGAGGAATATGGAATCCATAAAGGACTTGGCTTACTAGAAGGTGAGGTCATTCGCTTTAAGGGAGATTTCAAAATTCCACATATGGGATGGAATAAGCTTCAATTCCTTCAAGAGTCTCCATTATTTACTGATCTAACAGAAGGGCATGTATATTTTGTTCATTCCTATCATGCTTTGCCGAAGAATAAAGAAAATTTGCTAGCAACAGGAGATTACTACGGACCAGTAACCGCAATAGTAGGGAAAAACAATGTGTACGGTATGCAATTTCATCCAGAAAAAAGTGGTGAGCTAGGTATGCAATTACTACAAAATTTTCTAACATTAACAGGAAGTTCAAAAAGAGGGCTTTGA
- the hisB gene encoding imidazoleglycerol-phosphate dehydratase HisB: MANQSNREASIVRKTKETDIKLAFNVDGQGESTIQTDVPFLNHMLDAFTKHGHFNLNVDAKGDIEIDDHHTVEDIGIVLGQALLQALGDKSGIKRCASVFVPMDEALAQVIVDISNRPHFEYRAQYPASHVGSFATDLVHEFLWKFALESRITLHVIVHYGSNTHHMIEAVFKALGRALDEATSIDPRVQGVPSTKGVL; the protein is encoded by the coding sequence ATGGCAAATCAATCTAATCGCGAAGCGTCTATTGTTCGCAAAACGAAAGAAACAGATATTAAATTAGCATTTAATGTGGATGGTCAAGGCGAATCAACGATTCAAACAGATGTTCCGTTCTTAAACCATATGCTCGATGCATTTACTAAGCATGGTCATTTCAATTTGAATGTTGATGCAAAAGGCGATATTGAAATCGATGATCATCATACTGTTGAAGATATCGGAATTGTACTTGGTCAAGCATTGCTTCAAGCACTTGGAGATAAATCAGGTATTAAACGTTGTGCAAGTGTCTTTGTTCCGATGGACGAAGCTCTAGCTCAAGTTATTGTAGATATTAGTAATCGTCCGCATTTTGAATATCGTGCCCAATATCCAGCTTCACACGTTGGAAGTTTTGCAACCGATCTTGTTCATGAGTTTCTATGGAAATTCGCATTGGAATCACGTATTACATTGCATGTTATCGTGCACTACGGTTCCAATACGCATCATATGATTGAAGCTGTATTCAAAGCGTTAGGTAGAGCGCTAGACGAGGCGACTAGTATTGATCCGAGGGTTCAAGGCGTACCATCCACAAAAGGCGTCCTTTAG
- the hisD gene encoding histidinol dehydrogenase: protein MRLLKPEQFGLKREVEYGTPEQNAAAEKIVADIKANGDEALLQYTEQLDRVKLTADQLRVTDEEIQAAYAHVEDDFLIAIREAAHNIRKFHEKQLRNSWMDLSPDGTMLGQIMRPLKRVGVYVPGGKAAYPSSVLMNVIPAQVAGVPEIVMVTPPSTGGKQGIDPYILVAAAEAGVKELYRVGGAQAIAALAYGTESIAPVDKICGPGNIYVALAKRAVYGVVDIDSIAGPSEIVVLADDTADAEYIAADLLSQAEHDEMASAILVTSSVKLAEAVIEEVDRQLETLPRHEIARASIDQYGAVLLTESIEEGIKVVNQLAPEHLEIITEDPMSLLAYIENAGAIFLGPYSSEPVGDYFAGPNHIIPTNGTARFSSPVNVDDFLKKSSLIYYSKQALMSNGDKIMTLARHEGLEGHARAIEMRLNKERL, encoded by the coding sequence ATGCGATTACTAAAGCCTGAACAATTTGGCTTAAAGCGAGAAGTTGAATATGGCACACCGGAGCAAAATGCCGCTGCAGAGAAAATTGTAGCTGATATTAAAGCTAATGGTGATGAAGCGCTATTGCAATATACTGAGCAACTTGATCGAGTGAAACTTACAGCAGATCAGTTAAGAGTTACTGATGAAGAAATTCAAGCTGCATATGCTCACGTTGAAGACGATTTTCTAATTGCAATTCGTGAAGCGGCTCACAATATCCGGAAATTCCATGAAAAACAACTACGTAATTCTTGGATGGATCTTTCACCGGATGGTACGATGCTAGGTCAAATTATGCGACCATTGAAACGTGTAGGGGTATATGTACCTGGTGGGAAAGCGGCATATCCTTCATCTGTATTAATGAATGTCATTCCAGCACAAGTAGCAGGTGTCCCTGAGATCGTAATGGTCACTCCACCATCGACGGGTGGTAAGCAAGGTATTGATCCTTATATTCTCGTAGCAGCTGCAGAAGCGGGTGTAAAGGAATTATATCGTGTTGGTGGTGCTCAAGCTATCGCTGCATTGGCATATGGTACTGAAAGTATTGCACCTGTCGATAAAATATGTGGCCCAGGTAATATATATGTTGCTTTGGCTAAACGTGCTGTATATGGCGTTGTTGATATTGATAGTATTGCTGGTCCTAGTGAGATTGTTGTATTAGCTGATGATACGGCTGATGCAGAATATATTGCTGCAGACCTACTTTCACAGGCTGAACATGATGAAATGGCTTCAGCTATTCTAGTTACGTCATCTGTTAAACTTGCAGAAGCTGTTATTGAAGAAGTTGATCGCCAACTTGAGACATTACCACGTCATGAAATAGCTCGAGCTTCTATTGATCAATATGGAGCTGTATTACTAACCGAAAGCATTGAAGAAGGAATTAAAGTAGTGAATCAACTTGCCCCTGAGCATCTTGAAATTATTACTGAAGATCCGATGAGTTTGTTAGCTTATATTGAAAACGCTGGAGCAATTTTCCTTGGACCATATAGTTCTGAACCGGTTGGAGATTACTTTGCTGGTCCGAATCATATTATCCCAACGAATGGAACTGCGCGTTTCTCATCTCCTGTTAATGTAGATGACTTCTTGAAGAAATCAAGCTTAATCTACTATAGTAAGCAGGCGTTAATGAGCAATGGAGACAAAATTATGACTCTTGCTCGTCACGAAGGGCTAGAAGGACATGCTCGCGCGATAGAAATGCGTTTGAATAAAGAAAGACTATAA
- the hisG gene encoding ATP phosphoribosyltransferase codes for MNGNNENVLRVAMPKGRIYKQASQLFRDAGLPIPTEYDDTRKLIIELPEAKMEFIMAKPVDVPTYVEYGVTDIGIVGKDVLMEESRDVYELLDLGIARCRMSVIALPDWKQQIHPRVATKYPNVASAYFRELGQQVEVIKLNGSIELAPMIGLADRIVDMVETGQTLKENGLVEQTEIFEITSRLIANRVSYRMKNERIQSLCDLLQETLAARV; via the coding sequence ATGAACGGAAATAATGAAAACGTGCTAAGAGTAGCAATGCCCAAAGGTCGTATATATAAACAAGCATCACAACTTTTTCGCGATGCAGGATTACCTATTCCAACAGAATATGATGATACTCGTAAATTAATAATTGAACTTCCTGAAGCAAAGATGGAATTCATTATGGCCAAACCAGTAGATGTTCCGACTTATGTTGAATATGGCGTAACGGATATTGGTATTGTTGGGAAAGATGTATTGATGGAAGAAAGTAGAGATGTATACGAGTTACTTGATCTAGGTATTGCTAGATGTCGTATGAGTGTTATAGCACTGCCAGATTGGAAGCAACAGATTCACCCAAGAGTAGCGACGAAATATCCTAATGTTGCTTCAGCGTATTTCCGTGAGTTAGGTCAACAAGTAGAAGTAATTAAACTAAATGGATCTATTGAACTAGCGCCAATGATCGGTCTTGCTGATCGCATCGTTGATATGGTAGAAACAGGTCAAACGTTAAAAGAAAATGGTTTAGTAGAGCAAACAGAAATCTTCGAAATTACGAGCAGATTGATTGCGAATCGTGTAAGTTACAGAATGAAAAATGAACGGATTCAAAGCTTATGTGATCTGTTACAAGAGACTTTAGCCGCAAGAGTTTAA
- a CDS encoding ATP phosphoribosyltransferase regulatory subunit yields the protein MSKPKVFEKPIGVKDYLPNVVKKLRAVEHKVLNCMEGWGYEQIITPTMEFYDTVGVASSTSDEKLFKLLNNRGTTLVLRSDMTAPIARVVSSLLKDKPFPLRLSYHSNIFRTIEEEAGREAEFFQTGLELVGDSSPEADAEVVALAIASLKAAGVDRFKIAIGHVGFLNGMLEEALKDRLEDQASLKEKLLNRDYVAYKALLNQLQLSDSVRKELSDLLRLRGGEEICEHALTVSNNNTAREAIQHLCEIWSVLEAYGVCEHVLIDLTMIGDFSYYTGMTFEGYAADLGFPVVSGGRYDNLLSQFGRPAPATGFALKTTRVLELLGNDQDEQLQKTLIIYDEQGRFEALQQAQVLREAGNHVITSKVAEIPAQLASGGDTSYQGVTYSTVKTFVGKGEKV from the coding sequence ATGTCTAAGCCTAAAGTATTTGAAAAACCGATTGGTGTGAAAGATTATTTACCTAATGTTGTGAAAAAGCTACGTGCGGTTGAACATAAAGTACTTAATTGTATGGAAGGATGGGGCTATGAACAAATCATTACGCCTACGATGGAGTTTTATGATACTGTTGGCGTTGCTAGCTCAACATCAGATGAAAAGTTATTTAAGCTACTGAATAACCGAGGAACGACACTTGTGCTACGTTCTGATATGACTGCACCTATCGCAAGGGTTGTCTCTTCTTTATTGAAAGATAAGCCATTTCCGCTACGTCTATCATATCATTCTAATATATTCCGTACGATTGAAGAAGAAGCGGGTCGTGAAGCTGAATTTTTCCAGACTGGTCTAGAGCTTGTAGGAGACTCTTCGCCAGAGGCTGATGCGGAAGTTGTAGCACTTGCCATTGCTTCGTTGAAAGCAGCAGGAGTGGACAGATTCAAAATTGCGATTGGTCATGTTGGATTTTTGAACGGCATGCTTGAAGAGGCCTTGAAAGATCGTTTAGAGGATCAAGCCTCGTTGAAGGAAAAGTTATTGAATAGAGATTATGTGGCTTACAAAGCGCTGCTTAATCAGTTGCAATTGTCAGATTCAGTTCGCAAAGAACTTTCTGACCTTCTACGATTACGTGGTGGAGAAGAAATATGTGAACATGCTCTTACCGTAAGTAATAACAATACAGCGCGAGAAGCAATTCAGCATCTATGTGAGATTTGGTCAGTGCTTGAAGCATACGGAGTTTGTGAGCATGTCTTAATTGATCTTACAATGATTGGTGATTTCTCATATTATACAGGTATGACTTTTGAAGGTTATGCAGCAGACTTAGGTTTCCCAGTAGTAAGCGGTGGACGATATGATAATTTGTTATCACAATTCGGTAGACCTGCCCCTGCAACTGGTTTCGCCTTGAAAACAACTAGAGTGTTGGAATTGTTAGGGAATGATCAAGATGAACAACTACAAAAAACATTAATTATATATGATGAGCAAGGTCGCTTCGAAGCTCTACAACAGGCGCAAGTTTTAAGGGAAGCAGGAAATCATGTTATTACAAGTAAAGTAGCTGAGATACCTGCACAATTAGCGTCAGGTGGCGATACGTCATACCAAGGGGTAACGTATTCTACGGTGAAGACATTCGTAGGTAAAGGAGAGAAAGTGTAA
- a CDS encoding acyltransferase, with amino-acid sequence MRKITRYPIEGPNALWQVYSTVSYWKAIRNFIAIQIARYCPNLSMKNWIYRSVLGMKVGQHTAFALMVMVDVFFPEKITVGNNSIIGYNTTILTHEYLIKEYRLGEVHIGANVMIGANCTILPGVTIGDNAVVAAGSLVHKDVAPNSFVGGNPMTVITEHRNE; translated from the coding sequence TTGCGGAAAATTACTCGTTATCCAATAGAAGGACCTAATGCCCTGTGGCAGGTGTATTCTACAGTTAGTTATTGGAAAGCCATTCGTAACTTTATAGCCATTCAGATTGCACGCTACTGTCCCAATCTTTCAATGAAAAATTGGATATATCGGAGCGTTTTAGGTATGAAGGTGGGTCAACATACGGCATTCGCTTTAATGGTAATGGTTGATGTGTTTTTTCCTGAAAAAATTACAGTTGGCAATAATAGCATCATTGGATATAATACGACGATATTAACGCATGAATATCTTATTAAAGAGTACCGACTTGGCGAAGTACATATTGGCGCTAATGTTATGATTGGTGCCAATTGCACAATACTACCAGGAGTTACAATTGGTGATAACGCTGTAGTTGCTGCAGGTTCGCTTGTACATAAAGACGTCGCGCCGAATAGTTTTGTTGGTGGTAATCCAATGACCGTTATAACGGAACATAGGAATGAGTAA
- the ppaX gene encoding pyrophosphatase PpaX, with the protein MRAYDTVLFDLDGTILDTNELIIRSFIEALDGYVDADFNRDHIIPSMGAPLIDQMKRFSGLDDVAHLVDAYREVNLRLHDEYVKAFDYVLEVLERLHTDGVKIGVVTTKMRLTTDRGLAFVDIAKYMDAVITIDDVANAKPHAEPVQKALALLGVGPKKALMVGDSTVDILSGINAGVDTVAVAWSMKGEQVLKEAGAKYVIHDMRDLYVIVGLEIN; encoded by the coding sequence ATGAGAGCATACGATACAGTTCTATTCGATTTGGATGGTACTATACTAGATACGAATGAATTAATTATTAGATCTTTTATTGAAGCGCTAGATGGTTATGTTGATGCTGATTTTAATCGAGATCACATTATTCCTTCAATGGGTGCGCCGTTAATAGATCAGATGAAGCGTTTTTCTGGATTAGATGACGTAGCACATCTTGTTGATGCCTATCGTGAAGTTAATTTAAGGTTACATGATGAGTACGTTAAAGCATTTGATTATGTACTTGAAGTGTTGGAACGTCTACATACTGATGGTGTAAAGATAGGTGTTGTAACGACGAAAATGCGTTTAACTACCGATCGCGGATTAGCTTTTGTAGATATTGCGAAATATATGGATGCGGTTATTACGATTGATGACGTAGCCAACGCTAAACCTCATGCAGAGCCTGTTCAAAAGGCATTAGCACTACTAGGTGTAGGTCCGAAAAAAGCACTGATGGTAGGTGACAGTACAGTTGATATTTTATCGGGAATTAATGCAGGCGTTGATACTGTAGCTGTTGCATGGTCAATGAAGGGTGAGCAAGTGCTGAAAGAAGCGGGTGCGAAATACGTCATTCATGATATGCGTGATCTATATGTGATTGTAGGATTGGAGATTAACTAA